Below is a genomic region from Deltaproteobacteria bacterium.
AGTGGTACTGATAGCTGCCGGGATGATCCACCGTAAAGGTGTAGGTAACCACGCTGACTCCGCCCGGTTCGGCTTCCCGGGTCAAAACACCCTGAACACCTCCGGTGGCCGTTACTTTGTGCCCGGGAAAAACCAGGGACACGTTTCCGGCAGGGGCCGGCAGATTGTTTCTGAGGTTAATCGTGACGGTTTGGATACTTGCGGTTTCAGCAACGAAACTAAAGACCGGATTGGGAGAAGTCCCCGTGATACCCTCGATCTGCGCCTGCGCCTGGAACGCCCAGAAGCAAAGCAGCAGCGTTGCCGCACAGAGAGCCATCGATCCTCTCCTGCTTATGAATCTGTACATGGAGCGCCTCCTCCCTCAAATTAACGGGCTGATTACGATTTCCGTGATCAGTCCACCGCGTTCCTCTTGATTGTTGCACATAAAATTCAGATTGGTCGTGTGGAGGAAATAGGTTCCCGGCTCGACCCCGGCGGTATCCACAATCACGTCGTAGGCCTGCCCCCCACCCACGTTCAGCACCTGCACCTCGTAGGACGTATCGATACCCGTTTCTCCTCGCAGAAGTTCGGCGCCCCGGCCCACGATTTTCATGGGAACGCCCAAGGTCGTGGTTATGGCCCAGATATCCGTGGTGGAGACGTTGCTCACTCGAAGGAGGATCTTGTCGCCCGCGGCGGCCTGAATCAGACTGTGGTACCGCTGGGAGATGAACCCCTCTTTGTTCACAATGGCGTTGGGATCGGCCGGCATGGCGTCGGGATCGAAAGTATTAATGTTATACGGGTATCCCCTGCCGTTGATCATGGGATAGTTGTCTTTCATGGCCGCGAAGGGCAAGGGCTGGATCGTTTCACTGGCGTCGTGGAAGTTGGAATCGAACCCCGTTAGCTGGACGGGATAGCCCACGTCGTAGTAGGTGGAGCCGTCTCCGTCGTTGTATGCATAGGTGTACCCCGTGTGATGCACGAACCCGCCCGCGAGAACGGTTCCATTGGGAAGGTCGTCCTGCGCGGGGGTCACCCACAGCGGGCCGATCATGCCCATTTGCATGTGCTCGCTGGCTTC
It encodes:
- a CDS encoding multicopper oxidase domain-containing protein produces the protein MNRRIIYPLLIVPLLLGLLGPWSAQGAFVQCPGDVDMDGVSDDPNIQCIHLAGADGFARMADGYSQYMLGFGLVDPSTLETEVVANYTLKSWCPAPLIVVKEGHELYLTMTNVGMAVRTDLFDPHSIHWHGFPHAAPIFDGLPEPSPTAVMGASFTYAYFAAQPGNYFYHCHVEASEHMQMGMIGPLWVTPAQDDLPNGTVLAGGFVHHTGYTYAYNDGDGSTYYDVGYPVQLTGFDSNFHDASETIQPLPFAAMKDNYPMINGRGYPYNINTFDPDAMPADPNAIVNKEGFISQRYHSLIQAAAGDKILLRVSNVSTTDIWAITTTLGVPMKIVGRGAELLRGETGIDTSYEVQVLNVGGGQAYDVIVDTAGVEPGTYFLHTTNLNFMCNNQEERGGLITEIVISPLI